A window of the Ostrea edulis chromosome 1, xbOstEdul1.1, whole genome shotgun sequence genome harbors these coding sequences:
- the LOC125678468 gene encoding pleckstrin homology domain-containing family M member 2-like isoform X1, producing MASVTERQSVKAKILENVAKAVKNIQGKYVTADPENPVFLGNDDESCQKLCENLDRVFLHGLKHIQYGYWKVVAEFTNKQCVKDIKQLQHVTTDLGKGRSWLFMALNDCLLESYVRCYEENIRYVRKHYVKEALLLDQQSVNVLLTLTAGLEFVVFQLEYDLPYLDLGVTPHPRSTSVSEQVDDDRVSLCSMDSVASIRPNVHSSLETCSTSDTSDTKSITSNDPNLNPLRGESYMENKEERLGLVVADEIENVGEESNLEVIRVKGHGRQGHGKRRKSKKNHRHISNSSPILSEPLIENEEELVETREKNLVQNVLTKVKVADKMKEPGYVSKYREEEKLEDILSSLGEHHILFKSDDSRKIKSGVVDEVDNSSKHSGDTNMYSDGCEINSKSPEVDVYKSQSTTEYDFHEVDDSDDIHSIDFESTHGNKNVPTPELIDKTDTMSPLACGNVQYGAFSTNIHDNTVCDIKQSQNHLQDDEDKNDSQKEAERKPLTSDETSSGSVCRNTDMTKSTADDLSIYSTSFSATENSSSASQMQDMVDHLISQSNATLQPHMFEEEPEELSISGEVNKLHPGEVMLENNTRLELMLNIFENSEEQFIRVYVSRVGHTDGDDHPVFILLTDHGIYLLNQNQSDFKFIKDFSIPYSSIDYITLTISDQAIHIVCKNRRNQYWLTTGSQQVTRSIIDCLQGQMKHHQDHQLGVLSDAKTQMIPLKKHIAKESLCESSEVEVACYSLVHWGSDIENKTHKVDEAYREGHLLYRVVEPSGGLSGISSQILNKVQDPMSILYGQSWKSAYVILRDGMLCVYSEKNGKPTMFVHMGDDCVGCRRCSKSDRENCIEVIKQDGSSWQLALANETEANDWLQRLCQAVAEGLQKKEVSKPSCLPCCAILTSAKLFLFHEDLQISFFRTLGSANIADIICVLVDPTINTYCILEFESHDGGLSQDKWVFYFNDEAEKDRFFLALSDIWIQFFQIEEMPVFEIEDFSLQRTCRLTASQLQNSIKVKGQKT from the exons ATTCAAGGTAAATATGTAACAGCTGATCCTGAAAATCCAGTCTTCCTTGGAAATGATGATGAATCATGTCAAAAGTTATGTGAAAATCTTGATCGAGTTTTTCTTCATGG GTTGAAACACATACAGTATGGATACTGGAAAGTTGTTGCAgaatttacaaacaaacaatgtGTGAAAGATATAAAGCAACTTCAGCATGTTACTACGGACTTAGGAAAAG GAAGGTCCTGGCTTTTTATGGCTTTGAACGACTGTTTGTTAGAGAGCTATGTGAGATGCTATGAAGAGAATATTAGATATGTCAGAAAACACTATGTTAAAGAGGCACTGCTTTTGGATCAACAG AGTGTGAATGTGTTGTTGACATTGACAGCAGGCCTGGAGTTCGTAGTGTTTCAGCTGGAATAC GATCTTCCATATTTGGACTTGGGTGTGACACCTCATCCTCGCTCCACATCTGTCTCAGAGCAAGTTGACGATGATCGAGTGTCGTTGTGTAGCATGGATAGTGTGGCTTCTATCAGACCG AATGTGCACTCCTCTTTAGAAACCTGTTCCACTTCCGACACCAGTGACACGAAAAGTATCACAAGCAATGATCCAAATTTAAATCCACTGAGGGGTGAAAGTTACATGGAAAATAAGGAGGAGCGGCTAGGCTTGGTTGTTGCAGATGAGATAGAGAATGTTGGGGAGGAATCAAATTTAGAGGTCATTAGGGTTAAAGGGCATGGAAGGCAAGGACATGGCAAAAGGCGGAAGTCAAAGAAAAATCACCGCCACATTAGTAACAGTTCCCCTATATTGAGTGAGCCTTTGATTGAGAATGAGGAGGAATTAGTAGAAACTCGAGAGAAAAATTTGGTGCAAAATGTACtaacaaaagtgaaagtagCAGACAAAATGAAAGAACCAGGGTATGTTTCAAAATACAGAGAGGAGGAAAAGTTGGAAGACATTTTGAGTTCTCTTGGGGAACATCATATTCTATTCAAAAGTGATGATTCTAGAAAAATTAAGAGTGGGGTGGTAGATGAAGTTGACAATTCTTCCAAACATAGTGGAGATACAAACATGTATTCTGATGGGTGTGAAATTAACAGTAAATCACCAGAGGTGGATGTGTATAAAAGTCAAAGTACAACTGAATACGATTTCCATGAAGTTGATGATAGTGATGATATTCATAGCATTGATTTTGAAAGTACACATGGGAACAAAAATGTACCCACACCAGAACTTATTGATAAAACAGATACTATGTCCCCATTGGCTTGTGGGAATGTGCAATATGGTGCTTTTAGCACCAACATCCATGACAACACTGTCTGTGATATTAAACAATCTCAAAACCATCTGCAAGATGATGAAGATAAAAACGACAGTCAGAAAGAAGCAGAAAGGAAACCACTGACGAGTGATGAAACGAGTAGTGGCTCAGTCTGCAGAAACACTGACATGACAAAGAGTACCGCAGATGATTTAAGTATATACTCTACAAGTTTTTCTGCCACAGAAAATTCTTCCTCAGCTTCTCAGATGCAGGACATGGTTGATCACCTAATCAGCCAATCAAATGCCACATTACAACCACACATGTTTGAGGAGGAGCCTGAAGAATTGTCAATAAGTGGAGAAGTGAATAAACTCCATCCTGGGGAAGTCAT gTTAGAGAACAACACCAGATTAGAGCTTATgctaaatatatttgaaaattcagaAGAACAATTTATAAGG GTGTATGTGTCGCGTGTCGGCCACACAGATGGAGATGACCACCCTGTGTTCATACTTCTCACTGACCACGGAATCTACCTCCTGAACCAAAACCAAAGTGACTTCAAATTCATCAAGGACTTTTCTATACCTTACTCCTCTATAGATTACATTACA ctcacaATCTCTGATCAGGCCATCCACATTGTGTGTAAGAATCGTAGAAATCAGTACTGGCTGACGACAGGAAGTCAGCAAGTCACCAG GTCCATCATAGACTGTCTTCAGGGACAGATGAAGCATCACCAGGACCATCAGCTGGGTGTTCTGTCTGATGCCAAAACTCAGATGATACCACTCAAAAAGCACATTGCAAAGGAAAGCCTTTGTGAA TCATCTGAAGTGGAGGTTGCTTGCTATTCCTTGGTACACTGGGGATCAGATATAGAGAACAAGACACACAAAGTGGATGAAGCATACCGAGAGGGGCACCTGCTTTACAGAGTAGTGGAGCCTTCTGGGGGATTATCTGGTATCAGCAGTCAGATTCTAAACAAAGTACAGGACCCCATGTCCATTTTGTATGGACAGAGCTGGAAGTCAGCATATGTGATACTGAG AGATGGGATGTTGTGTGTGTATTCTGAGAAGAATGGGAAGCCCACGATGTTCGTTCACATGGGTGATGACTGTGTTGGATGTCGACGCTGTAGTAAGTCTGATCGAGAGAACTGCATAGAGGTCATAAAACAGGATGGATCGTCGTGGCAACTAGCCCTCGCTAATGAAACAGAGGCCAATGATTGGCTGCAGAGATTGTGTCAAGCAGTTGCTGAAGGATTGCAG AAAAAAGAAGTATCTAAGCCGAGTTGTCTACCCTGCTGTGCCATATTGACGTCTGCTAAACTCTTCCTGTTCCATGAGGACCTTCAGATAAGTTTCTTCAGAACTTTAGGAAGTGCCAATATCGCAGACATCATCTGTGTTCTAGTAGATCCAACCATCAATACATACTGCATACTG GAGTTTGAATCCCATGATGGGGGACTTAGCCAAGACAAATGGGTGTTTTACTTCAATGATGAGGCTGAAAAAGACAGGTTTTTCTTAGCGTTGTCTGACATTTGGATTCAGTTTTTTCAG aTTGAAGAGATGCCAGTATTTGAAATTGAAGACTTCTCTTTGCAAAGAACATGTAGACTTACTGCATCTCAGCTACAGAACTCCATCAAAGTCAAAGGACAAAAAACATAA
- the LOC125678468 gene encoding uncharacterized protein LOC125678468 isoform X2, translated as MSWSTCGLDLPYLDLGVTPHPRSTSVSEQVDDDRVSLCSMDSVASIRPNVHSSLETCSTSDTSDTKSITSNDPNLNPLRGESYMENKEERLGLVVADEIENVGEESNLEVIRVKGHGRQGHGKRRKSKKNHRHISNSSPILSEPLIENEEELVETREKNLVQNVLTKVKVADKMKEPGYVSKYREEEKLEDILSSLGEHHILFKSDDSRKIKSGVVDEVDNSSKHSGDTNMYSDGCEINSKSPEVDVYKSQSTTEYDFHEVDDSDDIHSIDFESTHGNKNVPTPELIDKTDTMSPLACGNVQYGAFSTNIHDNTVCDIKQSQNHLQDDEDKNDSQKEAERKPLTSDETSSGSVCRNTDMTKSTADDLSIYSTSFSATENSSSASQMQDMVDHLISQSNATLQPHMFEEEPEELSISGEVNKLHPGEVMLENNTRLELMLNIFENSEEQFIRVYVSRVGHTDGDDHPVFILLTDHGIYLLNQNQSDFKFIKDFSIPYSSIDYITLTISDQAIHIVCKNRRNQYWLTTGSQQVTRSIIDCLQGQMKHHQDHQLGVLSDAKTQMIPLKKHIAKESLCESSEVEVACYSLVHWGSDIENKTHKVDEAYREGHLLYRVVEPSGGLSGISSQILNKVQDPMSILYGQSWKSAYVILRDGMLCVYSEKNGKPTMFVHMGDDCVGCRRCSKSDRENCIEVIKQDGSSWQLALANETEANDWLQRLCQAVAEGLQKKEVSKPSCLPCCAILTSAKLFLFHEDLQISFFRTLGSANIADIICVLVDPTINTYCILEFESHDGGLSQDKWVFYFNDEAEKDRFFLALSDIWIQFFQIEEMPVFEIEDFSLQRTCRLTASQLQNSIKVKGQKT; from the exons ATGTCGTGGTCCACGTGTGGGCTA GATCTTCCATATTTGGACTTGGGTGTGACACCTCATCCTCGCTCCACATCTGTCTCAGAGCAAGTTGACGATGATCGAGTGTCGTTGTGTAGCATGGATAGTGTGGCTTCTATCAGACCG AATGTGCACTCCTCTTTAGAAACCTGTTCCACTTCCGACACCAGTGACACGAAAAGTATCACAAGCAATGATCCAAATTTAAATCCACTGAGGGGTGAAAGTTACATGGAAAATAAGGAGGAGCGGCTAGGCTTGGTTGTTGCAGATGAGATAGAGAATGTTGGGGAGGAATCAAATTTAGAGGTCATTAGGGTTAAAGGGCATGGAAGGCAAGGACATGGCAAAAGGCGGAAGTCAAAGAAAAATCACCGCCACATTAGTAACAGTTCCCCTATATTGAGTGAGCCTTTGATTGAGAATGAGGAGGAATTAGTAGAAACTCGAGAGAAAAATTTGGTGCAAAATGTACtaacaaaagtgaaagtagCAGACAAAATGAAAGAACCAGGGTATGTTTCAAAATACAGAGAGGAGGAAAAGTTGGAAGACATTTTGAGTTCTCTTGGGGAACATCATATTCTATTCAAAAGTGATGATTCTAGAAAAATTAAGAGTGGGGTGGTAGATGAAGTTGACAATTCTTCCAAACATAGTGGAGATACAAACATGTATTCTGATGGGTGTGAAATTAACAGTAAATCACCAGAGGTGGATGTGTATAAAAGTCAAAGTACAACTGAATACGATTTCCATGAAGTTGATGATAGTGATGATATTCATAGCATTGATTTTGAAAGTACACATGGGAACAAAAATGTACCCACACCAGAACTTATTGATAAAACAGATACTATGTCCCCATTGGCTTGTGGGAATGTGCAATATGGTGCTTTTAGCACCAACATCCATGACAACACTGTCTGTGATATTAAACAATCTCAAAACCATCTGCAAGATGATGAAGATAAAAACGACAGTCAGAAAGAAGCAGAAAGGAAACCACTGACGAGTGATGAAACGAGTAGTGGCTCAGTCTGCAGAAACACTGACATGACAAAGAGTACCGCAGATGATTTAAGTATATACTCTACAAGTTTTTCTGCCACAGAAAATTCTTCCTCAGCTTCTCAGATGCAGGACATGGTTGATCACCTAATCAGCCAATCAAATGCCACATTACAACCACACATGTTTGAGGAGGAGCCTGAAGAATTGTCAATAAGTGGAGAAGTGAATAAACTCCATCCTGGGGAAGTCAT gTTAGAGAACAACACCAGATTAGAGCTTATgctaaatatatttgaaaattcagaAGAACAATTTATAAGG GTGTATGTGTCGCGTGTCGGCCACACAGATGGAGATGACCACCCTGTGTTCATACTTCTCACTGACCACGGAATCTACCTCCTGAACCAAAACCAAAGTGACTTCAAATTCATCAAGGACTTTTCTATACCTTACTCCTCTATAGATTACATTACA ctcacaATCTCTGATCAGGCCATCCACATTGTGTGTAAGAATCGTAGAAATCAGTACTGGCTGACGACAGGAAGTCAGCAAGTCACCAG GTCCATCATAGACTGTCTTCAGGGACAGATGAAGCATCACCAGGACCATCAGCTGGGTGTTCTGTCTGATGCCAAAACTCAGATGATACCACTCAAAAAGCACATTGCAAAGGAAAGCCTTTGTGAA TCATCTGAAGTGGAGGTTGCTTGCTATTCCTTGGTACACTGGGGATCAGATATAGAGAACAAGACACACAAAGTGGATGAAGCATACCGAGAGGGGCACCTGCTTTACAGAGTAGTGGAGCCTTCTGGGGGATTATCTGGTATCAGCAGTCAGATTCTAAACAAAGTACAGGACCCCATGTCCATTTTGTATGGACAGAGCTGGAAGTCAGCATATGTGATACTGAG AGATGGGATGTTGTGTGTGTATTCTGAGAAGAATGGGAAGCCCACGATGTTCGTTCACATGGGTGATGACTGTGTTGGATGTCGACGCTGTAGTAAGTCTGATCGAGAGAACTGCATAGAGGTCATAAAACAGGATGGATCGTCGTGGCAACTAGCCCTCGCTAATGAAACAGAGGCCAATGATTGGCTGCAGAGATTGTGTCAAGCAGTTGCTGAAGGATTGCAG AAAAAAGAAGTATCTAAGCCGAGTTGTCTACCCTGCTGTGCCATATTGACGTCTGCTAAACTCTTCCTGTTCCATGAGGACCTTCAGATAAGTTTCTTCAGAACTTTAGGAAGTGCCAATATCGCAGACATCATCTGTGTTCTAGTAGATCCAACCATCAATACATACTGCATACTG GAGTTTGAATCCCATGATGGGGGACTTAGCCAAGACAAATGGGTGTTTTACTTCAATGATGAGGCTGAAAAAGACAGGTTTTTCTTAGCGTTGTCTGACATTTGGATTCAGTTTTTTCAG aTTGAAGAGATGCCAGTATTTGAAATTGAAGACTTCTCTTTGCAAAGAACATGTAGACTTACTGCATCTCAGCTACAGAACTCCATCAAAGTCAAAGGACAAAAAACATAA